The following proteins are encoded in a genomic region of Periophthalmus magnuspinnatus isolate fPerMag1 chromosome 10, fPerMag1.2.pri, whole genome shotgun sequence:
- the LOC117377311 gene encoding E3 ubiquitin-protein ligase RNF103-like gives MRVDLQNSEFSQSSAYLCGPTRLQTLLSLFLPFSGLFKNSNFERDLSQGELYSAIKKEKEHPEGDSGTTHFSGELHFYELVEDTKDGIWLVQVVAQGREALLSQYSWRKMVKKVSQFGIRTGIFNCSNDHRSCMRRGWHHSTLIMSVPQTSASKGKVMLKEYRGQYSDTEHLSHWVTGQVAQQIHTLHRSEQLLQEWYSDHTVKMFLFAHLPQPPAFFSSLSVRFTGRIKFIFVNICHWKNHSRLAEIGVTRSPAYILKMPEGIYWYGKSPGEFLSVSAMDTFLRSVQPEVNDLFVLSLLLINLLAWMDLFITQGATVKRFVVLIRTLGTYNSILLVSWLPVLALLQLPYLDTFYSYSLKLLRYADTTQLVSLVRSDWTFYSSHPALFLSTYLAHGLLVDYFEKKRRCSRRSLEDSSTNLEWLASLWDWYSSYLLHPITSLHQSDHSEWDEDTNFLFERLAFPDLWLRPLVNLDYMKILPVWKFKSAPSSVCVYGQNRAPEEQVCLDRTSDSEYDDAPQLCDWSVWPHDILHCSECVVCLENFVNGELLMGLFCGHAFHQSCIVVWLAEGQHCCPVCRWPSYKKRLTKSNSTVSSEPV, from the exons ATGAGGGTTGACCTACAAAATTCAGAATTCTCCCAAAGCAGTGCCTACCTCTGTGGACCAACCAGGCTGCAGACTCTGTTAAGTCTCTTTCTGCCTTTTTCTGGCCTATTCAAAAACTCTAACTTTGAAA GGGATTTGTCGCAGGGGGAGTTGTACTCTGCCATAAAGAAGGAGAAGGAACATCCTGAAGGCGACAGTGGTACCACTCACTTCAGTGGAGAGCTACACTTCTATGAGTTAGTGGAGGACACAAAAGATGGCATCTGGCTGGTTCAG GTGGTTGCTCAAGGCAGAGAGGCACTGCTCAGTCAGTACAGTTGGAGGAAGATGGTGAAGAAAGTTTCTCAGTTTGGCATCAGAACTGGAATATTTAACTGCTCCAATGATCACAG GTCATGTATGAGGCGTGGCTGGCATCACTCTACTCTCATCATGTCTGTCCCTCAGACATCTGCCTCCAAAGGGAAGGTGATGCTGAAGGAATACCGTGGGCAGTACTCAGACACAGAACACCTCTCCCACTGGGTTACTGGGCAGGTGGCACAGCAGATCCACACCCTGCACCGCTCTGAGCAGCTGCTGCAAGAGTGGTACTCAGACCATACTGTCAAAATGTTCCTGTTTGCTCACCTTCCGCAGCCGCCtgccttcttctcctctctctcagtaAGGTTCACTGGGCGCATAAAGTTCATCTTTGTCAACATTTGCCATTGGAAGAACCATAGCAGACTGGCTGAGATAGGTGTGACCCGCAGTCCTGCCTACATCCTAAAGATGCCTGAGGGGATATACTGGTATGGAAAAAG CCCTGGGGAGTTCCTCTCTGTGTCAGCTATGGATACGTTTCTGCGCTCAGTTCAGCCTGAAGTCAATGACCTGTTTGTGCTCAGTTTGCTGCTCATCAACCTGCTGGCCTGGATGGACCTCTTCATCACACAG GGAGCTACTGTCAAGCGCTTTGTGGTTCTAATCCGAACACTTGGAACATACAACTCCATCCTTCTGGTGTCATGGCTTCCAGTTCTG GCTCTGCTGCAGCTGCCTTACCTGGACACCTTCTATAGCTACAGCCTGAAGCTGCTGCGCTATGCTGACACCACACAGCTCGTCAGTTTAGTGCGATCTGACTGGACCTTCTATTCGTCTCACCCAGCGCTCTTCCTGTCCACGTACTTGGCCCATGGCCTGTTAGTGGACTACTTTGAGAAGAAGCGCCGCTGCAGCAGAAGAAGCTTGGAGGACAGCAGCACAAACCTAGAGTGGTTAGCCAGTCTGTGGGACTGGTATAGCTCCTACCTGCTCCACCCCATCACCTCCCTGCACCAGTCTGACCATTCGGAATGGGATGAGGATACCAATTTCTTATTTGAACGATTAGCTTTTCCTGATCTTTGGCTGCGTCCACTTGTGAACCTTGATTATATGAAAATTCTGCCTGTCTGGAAGTTTAAAAGTGCTCCAAGTTCAGTGTGTGTATATGGTCAAAATAGagctccagaggagcaggtctgtctGGACAGGACCTCTGACTCTGAGTATGATGATGCCCCccagctctgtgattggtctgtttGGCCCCATGACATTCTCCACTGCTcagagtgtgttgtatgtttagAAAACTTTGTGAATGGAGAGCTGTTAATGGGTCTCTTTTGCGGCCACGCCTTCCACCAGAGCTGCATTGTGGTGTGGCTGGCCGAGGGCCAGCACTGCTGCCCTGTGTGTCGCTGGCCGAGTTACAAGAAGAGACTGACAAAATCTAACTCCACTGTCTCCTCTGAACCTGTCTGA
- the LOC117377312 gene encoding transcription factor atoh8-like: MKNPHELSGPMSECALAASDTHKKFKRKAREPRRLFHSSDTGEDSSSNPLAQGGLSTSAFTHVEIPHWPTAISQPLCSRLRVGPRSSFSSSHQELPLSQTTFRPQYEEEVEHNSPSPKECQRLRPCSETGIHGPEVKAIQQTRRLLANARERTRVHTISAAFEALRKQVPCYSYGQKLSKLAILRIACNYILSLAQLAELDYSSEQNKRSFSHCVEQCTHTLQAEGRSKKKKVQSSLSSSHY; encoded by the exons ATGAAGAACCCACATGAGCTCAGTGGCCCCATGAGCGAGTGTGCCTTAGCCGCCTCAGACACCCACAAAAAGTTTAAGAGGAAGGCACGTGAGCCCAGGAGACTCTTTCATAGCTCCGACACAGGAGAGGACAGCAGCTCCAACCCTCTGGCCCAAGGGGGATTATCCACCTCTGCCTTCACTCATGTTGAGATCCCCCACTGGCCAACAGCAATTTCCCAGCCCCTTTGCAGCCGGCTCCGGGTGGGGCCTAGGTCCTCTTTCAGCAGCAGCCACCAGGAACTGCCCCTGAGTCAGACAACATTCAGGCCTCAGTATGAGGAGGAGGTTGAGCACAACTCTCCATCACCTAAG GAATGTCAGCGGCTGAGGCCTTGTTCAGAAACAGGCATCCATGGTCCAGAGGTGAAGGCCATCCAGCAGACCAGGAGGCTACTGGCCAATGCCCGGGAGCGCACGCGTGTGCACACCATTAGTGCTGCCTTTGAGGCCCTCAGAAAACAG GTGCCATGTTACTCCTATGGTCAGAAGTTGTCCAAGCTGGCCATTCTCCGCATCGCCTGTAACTACATCTTGTCCTTGGCTCAGCTGGCCGAGCTGGACTACAGCTCAGAGCAGAACAAGCGCAGCTTCTCCCATTGTGTGGAGCAGTGCACCCACACCCTGCAGGCCGAGGGCCGCAGCAAGAAGAAAAAGGTCCAGTCCTCACTGTCCTCATCTCACTATTAA